The following proteins come from a genomic window of Proteiniphilum propionicum:
- a CDS encoding efflux RND transporter periplasmic adaptor subunit, with the protein MKSIIVLHLFIISVLSVAGCSPEKNNKYSSTDEAHKQIKNVDSHCHDDEEDHDHIDEITFTTQQAEAAGLQLETIVPATFTDVIRTSGHIMPALGDEAIIAATSSGTVSFAGATFTDGVAVRAGEAIVVISSKNIQDGDPVIKTRVEFETAEKEYRRAGELVKEQVISTREYEQRRLEYEMAKNSFEALAAHATPGGVKVTSPIGGYIKNLMVRQGEYVSVGQTIATVSQNRRLQLRAEVPENHFKSLGNIESANFQTSYDNRVYKLSELNGRLLSFGKGSIEESSCIPVNFEFDNIGDIISGSYVTVYLLSGKMENVISVPVSALTEEQGLYFVYLQLDEEGYKKQEVKLGQSNGDRIRVLSGLRPGDRVVIRGVYQVKLAATSSVLPEGHTH; encoded by the coding sequence ATGAAATCTATTATAGTACTACATTTATTCATTATTTCCGTGCTCTCTGTTGCCGGCTGCAGCCCGGAGAAAAACAATAAATACTCTTCAACAGATGAGGCACACAAACAGATAAAAAACGTGGATTCACATTGTCACGATGATGAAGAAGATCATGATCATATTGATGAGATCACTTTTACCACTCAACAGGCTGAAGCGGCCGGACTGCAGCTGGAAACTATTGTGCCGGCCACTTTTACCGATGTTATCAGGACGAGCGGCCATATCATGCCGGCTTTGGGAGATGAGGCTATTATTGCTGCCACTTCCAGCGGAACAGTATCGTTTGCGGGAGCCACATTCACTGATGGTGTGGCCGTGAGGGCTGGTGAGGCCATAGTAGTCATCTCATCGAAAAACATTCAGGATGGTGACCCTGTCATAAAAACCCGGGTAGAGTTTGAGACAGCAGAAAAAGAGTACCGACGTGCCGGGGAGCTGGTGAAAGAGCAAGTTATTTCAACCAGGGAGTATGAACAGAGGCGTCTGGAATACGAAATGGCAAAAAACAGCTTTGAGGCTCTGGCTGCCCATGCCACACCTGGTGGTGTGAAGGTTACATCGCCCATTGGCGGATATATCAAAAACCTGATGGTCAGACAGGGAGAATATGTTTCGGTAGGGCAGACAATTGCAACCGTTTCACAGAACCGTCGGCTGCAACTGCGTGCAGAGGTCCCGGAAAATCATTTTAAAAGCCTCGGCAACATTGAGAGCGCCAATTTTCAGACATCGTATGACAATAGGGTCTATAAACTTTCGGAACTGAACGGGCGGCTATTGTCGTTTGGAAAAGGATCCATTGAAGAGTCGTCCTGCATTCCCGTCAACTTCGAATTCGATAATATCGGAGACATAATCTCCGGTTCTTATGTGACAGTATATCTGCTATCAGGTAAGATGGAAAATGTGATTTCCGTCCCGGTTTCAGCTTTAACCGAGGAACAGGGACTTTATTTTGTTTATCTGCAGCTGGATGAAGAGGGCTACAAGAAGCAGGAGGTGAAGCTTGGACAGAGTAATGGTGACAGGATCAGGGTACTCTCAGGACTAAGGCCGGGGGACCGGGTTGTAATAAGAGGTGTTTATCAGGTAAAGCTGGCTGCAACATCATCTGTCTTACCCGAAGGGCATACTCATTAA
- a CDS encoding efflux RND transporter permease subunit, which produces MLNKIIKFSLNNRMVVLVASVLLIIAGTYIAANMEVDVFPDLNAPTVVVMTEAKGMAPEEVERLVTFPVETAVNGATGVRRVRSSSTTGFSIVWVEFDWGTDIYRARQIVSEKLALVGESLPSNVGNPTLGPQSSILGEVMIIGLTADSTSMQELRTIADWTVRPRLLSTGGVAQVTVIGGEIREYQILLNPGKMKHYGVGLNEIMSVVRQMNRNASGGVLYEYGNEYIIRGILSSNDPLVLGKTVVKSVNDVPVYLENVAEVTIGNKTPKLGVASERGKPAVLITVTKQPATSTLKLTDQLDRSLAELQETLPADVKLSTDIFRQSRFIENSINNVQKALLEGGIFVVFVLFIFLMNARTTLISLVTIPISLLTSVLALKMMGLTINTMSLGGMAIAIGSLVDDAIVDVENVFKRLRQNREKPIEEQKKKLTVIFEASKEVRLPIMNSTFIIIASFVPLFFLSGMEGRMLAPLGISFIFALVASTVVALTLTPVLCSYLLGKDKKDGKPESDPLVARKLKGAYKKALDWTLYHQKWVLAGTGALFVVAVIVFFTLGRSFLPSFNEGSFTINISTLPGISLDESDRMGRIAENILLSIPEVETVGRKTGRAELDEHALGVNVSEIEAPFILKKRSKEEVLKDIRGKLKILPGVNIEIGQPISHRIDAMLSGTRANIAIKIFGSDLNKMFTLANRIKGLIENVEGVADLNVEQQIERPQLKITPKREMLAKYNITLPQFAEIVDVMLGGEVVSQVYEGDRSFDLTLKVNEESRATAENIRNMIVDAGGQKTTLGNIANIASSMGPNTINRENVSRKIVVSANVAGNDLRGVVNDIQDRINVGISLPEGYHIEYGGQFESEQAASRTLLVTSIFSIIVIFLLLFNQFRSVAQSAVIMLNLPLALIGGIFIIFLSDGVISIPSIIGFISLFGIATRNGMLLISRYNDLQNEGFSARECVIHGSLDRLNPILMTALTTGLALIPLALGGDLPGNEIQSPMAKVILGGLLTSTLLNGFIIPIIYLLTNRIIVREVIRDEEITDESGMIKNKHMNK; this is translated from the coding sequence ATGTTAAACAAGATCATAAAATTTTCGCTGAACAACCGTATGGTTGTGTTGGTGGCATCTGTATTGTTAATTATTGCGGGAACATACATTGCTGCCAATATGGAGGTGGATGTGTTTCCCGACCTGAATGCACCTACGGTTGTAGTGATGACAGAAGCTAAAGGAATGGCTCCCGAAGAGGTGGAGAGGCTGGTCACTTTTCCCGTTGAGACAGCCGTGAATGGAGCCACCGGTGTGCGCCGTGTCCGCTCCTCTTCCACCACCGGATTCTCCATAGTGTGGGTAGAGTTTGATTGGGGAACGGATATCTACCGTGCCCGACAGATTGTATCGGAAAAACTTGCTCTGGTAGGTGAGTCTTTGCCTTCCAACGTGGGTAATCCTACATTAGGGCCTCAATCGTCTATCCTGGGTGAAGTGATGATTATTGGGCTCACGGCAGACAGCACATCGATGCAGGAGCTGCGTACGATAGCTGACTGGACTGTTCGTCCTCGTCTGCTTTCTACTGGTGGTGTGGCTCAGGTAACAGTGATAGGTGGTGAAATCAGGGAATACCAGATACTGCTCAATCCCGGGAAGATGAAACATTATGGTGTTGGCCTTAACGAGATAATGAGCGTGGTGAGACAAATGAACCGTAATGCTTCGGGAGGGGTCCTTTATGAGTATGGAAACGAATATATTATCCGTGGCATACTCTCTTCAAATGATCCGTTGGTACTTGGTAAGACTGTTGTGAAGAGTGTGAACGATGTTCCTGTATATCTTGAGAACGTGGCTGAGGTAACAATCGGCAACAAAACTCCAAAGCTTGGTGTTGCATCGGAACGGGGAAAACCGGCGGTGCTGATTACTGTGACCAAGCAACCGGCTACAAGCACGCTGAAGCTGACCGATCAGCTGGACCGGTCGCTGGCAGAGCTTCAGGAGACACTCCCGGCGGATGTGAAACTCTCGACTGATATTTTCCGTCAGTCCCGTTTCATCGAAAATTCCATAAATAACGTTCAAAAGGCACTTTTAGAGGGAGGAATATTTGTTGTTTTCGTGCTCTTTATATTCCTGATGAATGCCAGGACAACCCTGATTTCGCTGGTTACTATCCCGATTTCATTGTTGACCTCGGTTCTCGCGCTTAAAATGATGGGACTGACAATAAATACAATGAGCCTGGGAGGTATGGCTATAGCTATAGGTTCGCTTGTGGACGATGCAATTGTGGATGTGGAGAATGTGTTCAAACGATTACGCCAAAACAGAGAGAAACCTATAGAAGAGCAGAAAAAAAAATTGACGGTTATCTTCGAAGCTTCCAAGGAGGTGCGTCTGCCTATCATGAATTCAACATTTATCATTATTGCAAGTTTTGTTCCGTTGTTCTTCCTTTCAGGAATGGAAGGGCGTATGCTGGCTCCTCTCGGTATATCATTTATCTTTGCCCTGGTTGCTTCTACAGTTGTGGCGCTTACACTGACTCCTGTATTGTGCAGTTATCTGCTGGGTAAGGATAAGAAAGATGGCAAACCTGAAAGCGATCCCCTTGTAGCTCGAAAACTGAAGGGTGCATATAAGAAAGCCCTGGACTGGACACTCTATCATCAAAAGTGGGTTTTAGCAGGAACAGGTGCGCTATTTGTTGTAGCTGTTATTGTCTTCTTTACTCTTGGAAGAAGTTTTCTTCCGTCTTTTAATGAGGGCTCTTTTACGATCAATATCAGCACACTTCCGGGAATATCGCTTGATGAGTCTGACAGGATGGGGCGCATTGCTGAAAACATACTTCTTTCTATACCGGAGGTAGAGACGGTGGGAAGAAAAACGGGACGTGCAGAGCTTGATGAACACGCATTAGGTGTAAATGTCTCAGAGATTGAAGCTCCCTTTATTCTGAAAAAAAGGTCGAAAGAGGAAGTGTTGAAGGATATACGTGGAAAACTTAAAATTCTGCCGGGAGTTAATATTGAAATAGGGCAACCTATCTCGCACCGGATAGATGCCATGCTTTCCGGTACCCGGGCAAATATCGCCATCAAAATTTTCGGGAGCGATCTGAATAAAATGTTTACTTTAGCTAACCGGATAAAAGGTTTAATTGAAAATGTGGAGGGTGTTGCCGATCTCAACGTGGAGCAGCAGATTGAACGGCCACAACTGAAAATAACGCCGAAGCGCGAAATGCTTGCCAAATACAATATAACACTGCCTCAGTTTGCCGAGATAGTTGATGTGATGTTGGGCGGAGAGGTTGTTTCTCAGGTATATGAGGGGGACAGGTCTTTCGATCTTACGTTGAAGGTTAACGAAGAAAGTCGCGCAACCGCTGAAAATATCAGAAATATGATTGTAGATGCCGGTGGACAAAAAACAACGTTAGGTAATATTGCCAACATCGCCTCATCCATGGGTCCCAATACGATCAACCGGGAAAACGTATCACGTAAAATAGTGGTTTCAGCCAATGTGGCCGGTAACGACCTGCGAGGCGTTGTGAACGATATTCAGGACAGGATTAATGTCGGGATCTCTCTGCCCGAAGGATATCATATCGAATACGGAGGACAGTTTGAGAGTGAACAGGCTGCATCGCGCACACTCCTTGTTACCTCCATATTTTCGATTATTGTTATTTTTCTGTTGTTGTTTAACCAGTTCCGGAGTGTTGCACAGTCGGCCGTAATTATGCTGAATCTGCCGTTGGCTCTCATTGGTGGTATTTTTATCATATTCTTATCAGATGGTGTTATCAGTATACCTTCAATTATCGGTTTTATATCACTGTTCGGAATTGCTACACGAAACGGAATGTTGCTTATTTCCAGGTATAACGACTTGCAAAACGAAGGCTTCTCTGCCCGAGAATGTGTAATTCACGGTTCGCTTGACCGATTGAACCCGATTCTGATGACGGCTCTTACAACTGGTTTGGCACTTATTCCTCTGGCTCTGGGCGGCGATCTGCCAGGTAACGAAATTCAGAGTCCTATGGCTAAAGTTATTCTTGGCGGACTGCTTACATCTACTTTACTTAATGGATTTATTATTCCGATTATATATCTTTTAACAAACAGAATAATAGTTAGAGAGGTTATAAGAGATGAAGAAATTACAGATGAATCAGGCATGATTAAAAATAAACATATGAATAAATAA
- a CDS encoding TolC family protein: MRTFIILLLFAMGFTLSAQDNIAAVLKAIEKNNTTLKALRETADAEKLKNKTGIFLSNPEAVYNYLWGDPTDIGNRTDISLIQNFDIPTITGMKNRASESQNRLVEWQYLTGRMNILLEAKQYCIDLIYYNALMKELEVRLKHAGIIAGGYRSRMDSGDASRLEYNKTLLNLSLAQGEVSRINVERNTLLEQLKRLNGGIEISLDVDIYDDIMLPVDFESWFSHAAIRNPILAFAGQEVEAGKQQVLLSKAMGLPSFSAGYMSEKVAGERFQGITLGVSIPLWENKNRVKQAKVSLSAAELREADSRKQLYDRLKILYNRTEGLKITAGEYRRSLKTANSFGLLKKALDAGEISLLDYIAEMGLYYETVDLALEAERDYQKALAELSAAEL, from the coding sequence ATGAGAACATTCATAATTTTATTGCTGTTTGCGATGGGCTTTACACTTTCCGCGCAAGATAATATTGCTGCTGTGCTTAAGGCAATCGAGAAGAACAACACAACCCTGAAGGCACTTCGTGAAACCGCCGATGCCGAAAAGCTGAAGAACAAGACAGGAATATTTCTCAGCAACCCTGAGGCGGTGTACAATTATCTGTGGGGTGATCCCACGGATATTGGAAACAGGACCGATATCAGTCTGATCCAGAATTTTGATATTCCCACAATAACAGGAATGAAAAATAGGGCCTCAGAGAGTCAAAACAGGCTGGTGGAATGGCAATATTTGACTGGCCGGATGAATATTCTGCTTGAGGCAAAGCAGTACTGTATTGATCTGATCTATTACAATGCTCTTATGAAAGAGTTAGAGGTGCGTCTGAAGCACGCCGGAATAATTGCAGGAGGGTATAGGTCGCGCATGGATTCAGGTGATGCAAGTCGTCTGGAGTACAATAAAACGCTGCTTAATCTTTCGTTAGCACAGGGAGAGGTGTCACGTATCAATGTAGAACGTAATACACTGCTTGAACAACTGAAAAGGCTGAACGGAGGTATAGAGATATCACTGGACGTAGATATTTATGATGATATTATGCTTCCGGTAGACTTCGAAAGCTGGTTTTCCCACGCTGCCATTAGGAATCCCATTTTGGCGTTTGCCGGACAGGAAGTTGAAGCAGGAAAACAACAGGTGTTGCTAAGCAAAGCAATGGGACTGCCTTCCTTTTCGGCAGGATACATGAGCGAGAAGGTTGCAGGAGAACGATTTCAGGGAATTACTTTGGGCGTTTCCATCCCTTTGTGGGAGAATAAAAACCGGGTGAAACAGGCTAAAGTATCACTATCTGCTGCCGAATTGCGGGAGGCTGACAGTAGAAAGCAACTTTATGACCGGCTAAAGATTTTGTATAACCGTACCGAAGGACTGAAAATAACTGCAGGGGAATATCGCAGGTCGCTAAAAACGGCAAACAGTTTCGGGTTGCTGAAAAAAGCCCTTGATGCCGGTGAGATATCCCTGCTGGATTACATTGCTGAGATGGGGTTGTATTACGAAACGGTAGATTTGGCATTGGAAGCGGAACGTGATTATCAGAAAGCGCTTGCGGAACTTTCGGCTGCAGAGTTGTGA
- a CDS encoding SagB/ThcOx family dehydrogenase — protein sequence MGYSLSAQDIKLPDPDRTGGKPLMQALNERKSVRSYRDKELTIRQLSDLLWAANGFNRDDKRTAPTANNRQELELYVVIKNGIYFYDARNHTLKEVKKGDYRAETGVQDFVADAALNLVFVSDMDMASSRQYAYTNCGFVSQNVYLYCASEGLGSVVRGSFDKDKLGKLLNLKPNEEILLTQSVSYPD from the coding sequence ATGGGTTACTCATTATCCGCACAGGATATTAAATTGCCTGATCCCGACAGAACAGGTGGAAAACCACTGATGCAGGCGCTTAACGAAAGAAAATCAGTCCGTTCTTACCGGGACAAAGAGCTGACAATACGGCAACTATCAGATCTGTTGTGGGCTGCCAATGGTTTTAATCGCGATGATAAACGCACCGCACCAACGGCAAACAACCGCCAGGAACTGGAACTGTACGTGGTGATCAAAAACGGGATTTATTTTTATGATGCCCGAAACCACACTCTGAAAGAGGTGAAAAAAGGGGACTATCGTGCTGAGACAGGTGTCCAGGATTTTGTTGCTGATGCGGCACTTAATCTGGTTTTTGTCTCCGACATGGATATGGCTTCCAGCAGGCAGTATGCCTATACAAATTGCGGATTTGTGTCGCAAAACGTCTATCTCTACTGTGCATCAGAGGGACTTGGTTCAGTTGTGCGTGGATCGTTCGATAAGGATAAGCTGGGCAAGCTGCTTAATCTGAAGCCCAATGAGGAGATATTACTGACCCAGTCAGTCAGCTATCCCGATTGA
- a CDS encoding 4Fe-4S dicluster domain-containing protein produces MLKKIRVILSVILFTLITLYFLDFREVLPESLSILAEIQFIPALLALNIIILVSLIVLTLIFGRVYCSSICPMGIYQDIVAWLSKRFIRKKKYRYSKAKNILRWSVLAATVIAFVFGFTFLVGLLDPYGAYGRMATHLLRPAYLAGNNLLDTIFTSFDNYSFYKVGIYSLGVFSTIIALLTLLTIGYLAWRGGRTWCNTICPVGTTLGLLSKYSLFRIQFIDDKCNMCGLCSMRCKASCIDSSNKQIDYSRCVTCFNCIESCNHDAMKYKFIMPVKRRRTDNIQVNSYVEKEMSEKMDKTGKPGRTVKSEKPEIAEKTGNPQKINRVERTDRPERADKQDNDKRSVDESKRRFLSASLVTGLAAGSLIAQEIQGGVIPKRDLKRQVPIAPPGALSFDHLREKCISCHLCVSKCPSHVIKPAFLEYGPGGIMQPKLYFSKGFCNYDCTICGEVCPTGAILPLTKEEKNHTQMGQVQFIVENCIVYYDETNCGACSEHCPTQAVHMVPYKGSLTIPEINPAICVGCGGCEYVCPAIPFKAIYVEGLPSQNVIEIEQEEAEDVVIDDFGF; encoded by the coding sequence ATGTTAAAAAAGATACGGGTTATTCTGTCTGTCATCCTGTTCACACTAATAACACTTTATTTCCTTGATTTCAGGGAAGTACTACCGGAAAGTCTTAGTATTCTGGCTGAGATCCAGTTTATTCCTGCACTCCTGGCACTTAATATTATTATTCTGGTATCACTGATTGTGCTCACCCTGATCTTCGGCAGAGTTTACTGCTCGTCCATCTGTCCAATGGGAATATATCAGGATATAGTAGCATGGCTATCCAAAAGATTTATCAGGAAGAAAAAATATAGGTACAGCAAGGCAAAAAATATTCTCCGGTGGAGTGTGCTTGCAGCCACTGTAATTGCTTTTGTTTTCGGATTTACCTTTCTGGTGGGACTTCTCGATCCCTACGGTGCATACGGAAGAATGGCAACACACCTTCTGAGGCCTGCTTATCTGGCCGGGAACAATCTGCTGGATACAATTTTCACCTCTTTCGATAATTACTCATTCTACAAGGTAGGGATCTACTCTCTGGGAGTTTTTTCAACCATAATAGCACTCCTTACTCTATTGACAATCGGTTACCTTGCATGGCGTGGCGGCAGGACCTGGTGCAACACTATCTGCCCGGTGGGAACCACACTTGGTTTGCTGAGCAAATACTCGCTATTCAGGATTCAGTTTATAGATGACAAGTGTAATATGTGTGGACTGTGTAGCATGAGGTGCAAGGCTTCCTGCATCGATTCCAGCAACAAACAGATAGATTACAGCCGGTGCGTTACCTGCTTTAACTGTATTGAGAGCTGCAACCACGATGCAATGAAATACAAGTTTATCATGCCTGTCAAAAGGAGACGGACAGATAATATTCAGGTAAACAGCTATGTGGAAAAGGAGATGTCGGAAAAAATGGATAAAACCGGGAAACCGGGAAGAACTGTAAAATCGGAGAAACCGGAGATAGCGGAAAAGACAGGGAATCCGCAAAAGATTAACAGGGTGGAAAGGACGGATAGACCTGAGAGAGCGGATAAACAAGATAATGATAAAAGATCTGTAGATGAATCGAAACGACGCTTCCTATCCGCCTCCCTGGTAACCGGACTGGCAGCAGGGAGCCTTATCGCGCAAGAGATTCAGGGAGGGGTAATTCCAAAGCGTGATTTAAAACGTCAGGTTCCTATTGCACCACCTGGGGCACTTTCCTTCGACCACCTACGGGAAAAATGCATCTCCTGCCACCTCTGCGTAAGCAAATGTCCGTCACACGTTATAAAGCCTGCATTCCTAGAATATGGCCCCGGAGGAATAATGCAGCCCAAACTCTATTTCAGCAAAGGTTTTTGCAACTATGATTGTACAATCTGCGGAGAGGTTTGTCCCACAGGAGCCATCCTCCCATTAACCAAAGAGGAGAAGAACCACACACAAATGGGGCAGGTGCAGTTTATTGTTGAGAACTGTATTGTCTATTACGATGAAACTAACTGTGGTGCCTGCTCTGAGCACTGTCCAACCCAAGCTGTACATATGGTCCCCTATAAAGGCTCGCTGACTATTCCCGAGATTAATCCCGCTATCTGTGTCGGTTGCGGTGGATGCGAATATGTATGCCCCGCAATTCCTTTTAAAGCCATCTATGTGGAGGGATTGCCATCACAAAATGTGATAGAGATTGAGCAGGAAGAAGCTGAGGATGTTGTAATTGACGACTTCGGATTCTGA
- a CDS encoding DUF362 domain-containing protein yields the protein MDRRKFLRAVALTGAALTTVKEVGAMSVLTQSFETTNAASKYDLVAVMGDEPENMFRRAIAEIGGMKNFISKGDKVCVKPNIGWDQPVEMAANTNPKLVMEIIKQCFDAGASEVTVFDHTCDDWRKSYTNSGIEEAAKNAGAKVVPAHQESYYKTVSLPKGRSLKTAKIHQAIVDSDKWINVPVLKNHGGAQLTISMKNYMGIVWDRGYFHANDLQQCIADVCTYEKRPVLNVVDAYRLMKTSGPKGKSLSDVVLSKGLFVSQDIIAADTAAANFFNQAREMPIEKVTHIAKGQELGIGTMNLDNLNIRRVRM from the coding sequence ATGGACAGACGGAAATTCTTACGGGCGGTAGCTCTTACAGGTGCTGCCCTTACTACAGTAAAAGAAGTGGGTGCGATGAGTGTTCTAACCCAATCGTTCGAAACTACCAACGCAGCCTCAAAATACGATTTGGTGGCAGTAATGGGAGATGAACCCGAAAACATGTTCCGCAGGGCGATTGCAGAAATAGGTGGAATGAAAAATTTTATCAGCAAAGGCGACAAGGTTTGCGTGAAGCCCAACATCGGGTGGGACCAGCCTGTTGAAATGGCAGCCAATACCAACCCAAAACTGGTTATGGAAATTATCAAACAATGTTTCGACGCCGGTGCTTCGGAGGTTACAGTGTTTGATCACACCTGCGACGACTGGCGAAAATCATACACTAACAGTGGCATTGAGGAAGCAGCAAAAAATGCAGGTGCCAAAGTGGTTCCCGCCCATCAGGAATCATATTACAAAACAGTCTCACTGCCCAAAGGGAGAAGCCTTAAAACTGCAAAGATTCACCAGGCAATCGTGGATAGCGATAAATGGATAAATGTGCCTGTACTCAAAAATCATGGCGGCGCACAATTAACTATCTCAATGAAAAACTATATGGGGATTGTATGGGATAGAGGTTATTTCCATGCAAACGACCTTCAACAATGCATCGCTGATGTATGTACATACGAAAAACGGCCGGTCTTAAATGTGGTGGACGCTTATAGATTAATGAAAACAAGCGGCCCTAAAGGAAAATCACTCTCCGATGTGGTTCTCTCAAAAGGGTTGTTTGTATCTCAGGATATTATTGCCGCCGATACTGCTGCTGCTAATTTCTTCAACCAGGCTCGTGAGATGCCTATAGAAAAGGTGACCCACATTGCCAAGGGACAAGAATTGGGTATTGGTACTATGAATCTTGACAATTTAAACATCAGAAGAGTACGAATGTAA
- a CDS encoding TonB-dependent receptor plug domain-containing protein, giving the protein MFQISLDCMRRITFFIFSCLLVPHTLLAGNGYTDNEELNDTIRLDEVIVTGSMPKVNLRNVPMSISIVGEQQIRNRLEPSLLPILTEEVPGLFITQRGVIGYGVANGAAGGMSIRGIGGMPTSGVLVLIDGHPQYMGLMGHPLADSYQSMMAERVEVVRGPASVLYGSNAMGGVINIITKKQQQEGLQQSAQTMYGSHNTFSGEVMNGWRKERLQLVGNIGYNRSDGHRENMEYRQVNAYGKAGYQLSGNWSGFIDLNLSNTKSSNPGSISNLMIDNDAYILRGVASAVLENEFTHTSGALKFFYNFGRHEINDGISSLSSSLPPNYRFRSNDQMFGFSVSQSYSFFEGNKTTAGLDFQRFGGKAWNKFNDKVNNEELADVHLNNQAGYVNVQQTLLDKSLTINTGIRLDHHEINGSEWIPQFGISFTPSSPTVIKAIVSKGFRNPAIREMYMFPPKNPGLRPEQLWNYELSYLQTLLGNRFNIGVNLFYINGDNMIRVEPGIGKWSNTGKVENKGFEISSIYMVTNHLRLSSNYSYLYMRHKIIAAPEHKLYVSGIYTKNRLNFSTGMQYIGNLYKAVRPEHIKENFLLWNARAGFKASEWLNIFLKGENLLDQKYEINAGYPMPGATVSGGLQVQFKYI; this is encoded by the coding sequence ATGTTTCAGATTTCCCTGGATTGTATGAGAAGAATCACCTTTTTTATTTTTTCCTGCTTATTAGTGCCCCATACGCTGCTGGCGGGAAACGGGTACACCGATAACGAAGAACTGAATGACACCATTCGCCTGGATGAGGTGATAGTTACGGGTAGCATGCCGAAAGTAAATCTGCGCAATGTACCCATGAGTATTTCCATTGTCGGAGAACAACAGATACGAAACCGGCTAGAGCCATCGCTGCTTCCCATACTTACGGAGGAAGTGCCCGGGCTCTTCATCACACAGAGAGGCGTTATAGGATATGGTGTGGCAAATGGCGCCGCTGGCGGAATGAGTATCAGAGGAATAGGGGGAATGCCTACATCGGGAGTATTGGTTTTAATTGATGGCCATCCCCAATACATGGGACTTATGGGACATCCGCTGGCGGACAGTTATCAATCAATGATGGCGGAACGTGTGGAAGTAGTCCGGGGCCCCGCTTCTGTTCTTTATGGCTCCAACGCTATGGGTGGCGTGATCAACATCATAACCAAAAAGCAACAACAGGAGGGACTTCAACAATCTGCCCAAACTATGTACGGCAGCCACAACACGTTTAGTGGAGAAGTAATGAACGGATGGAGGAAAGAGAGGTTGCAACTTGTAGGAAACATCGGATACAACCGCTCTGACGGTCATAGGGAAAACATGGAGTACAGGCAGGTAAACGCTTATGGAAAGGCTGGTTATCAATTATCCGGAAATTGGTCGGGATTTATCGACCTCAACCTCTCTAATACTAAGTCATCCAACCCGGGATCGATCTCCAACCTGATGATCGACAATGATGCCTATATTTTGCGGGGAGTAGCTTCTGCTGTTTTGGAAAATGAATTTACCCACACATCGGGAGCATTAAAATTCTTTTATAATTTCGGCAGGCATGAAATAAACGACGGTATCTCAAGCCTTTCATCCTCTCTGCCGCCTAACTATCGTTTTCGTTCAAATGACCAAATGTTTGGATTTTCAGTCTCTCAGTCCTATTCTTTTTTTGAAGGAAACAAGACAACTGCCGGACTCGATTTTCAACGCTTCGGAGGAAAAGCATGGAACAAATTCAATGACAAAGTGAATAATGAAGAGTTAGCAGATGTTCACCTCAACAATCAGGCGGGTTACGTGAATGTACAGCAAACTTTACTGGATAAATCACTTACAATAAACACAGGCATCCGCCTCGATCATCATGAAATAAACGGTTCAGAATGGATACCTCAGTTTGGAATAAGTTTCACTCCTTCATCTCCCACAGTAATTAAAGCCATCGTAAGCAAGGGATTTCGCAATCCAGCCATTCGGGAGATGTATATGTTCCCGCCGAAAAATCCCGGTCTGAGGCCGGAACAACTCTGGAATTACGAACTATCGTATCTGCAAACTCTATTGGGAAACAGATTTAACATAGGAGTAAACCTTTTTTACATAAATGGTGATAATATGATACGTGTGGAACCGGGTATCGGTAAATGGAGCAATACCGGAAAAGTAGAAAACAAAGGTTTCGAGATAAGCTCTATTTACATGGTTACCAATCACTTGCGACTCTCGAGCAACTACAGCTATCTCTATATGAGACATAAGATTATTGCTGCTCCTGAACATAAGTTGTATGTGAGCGGAATATATACCAAAAATCGGTTGAATTTTTCTACAGGCATGCAATATATTGGTAATCTGTACAAAGCCGTCCGCCCTGAACATATAAAGGAAAATTTCCTGCTTTGGAATGCTCGTGCTGGATTCAAGGCATCAGAGTGGCTTAATATCTTTTTAAAAGGAGAAAACCTGCTTGACCAGAAATATGAGATCAATGCTGGATATCCCATGCCTGGAGCTACAGTTTCCGGAGGGTTACAGGTGCAGTTTAAGTATATTTAA